From one Anoplolepis gracilipes chromosome 10, ASM4749672v1, whole genome shotgun sequence genomic stretch:
- the Vps28 gene encoding uncharacterized protein Vps28, translated as MSECIESCCSYSSRDASCNVKPRHVRRLRFGKSILELDVAEQCPISDPRTLVIDQNVAHIPCTEKRDYVRMWLETQSSPVLGTSSTKTSKKSPVLTSSRKRPKKKIGINRHAAVKKVDNVDSRENAEHSTNCMLQSELDCRNEEMNENQQERLSEIHCTPCVEKVADETSPVLNINYKEKRRKLQHEPEDGISPKCVKLHNNKININPVIELDNNHSILKEIFVDCDNLEENVDGKIKRVSFLNEVKKGSVEYRQTFLSQTQDRLNFEDSSSSNTDKKTLSIEIDTSDESKDDECNEFSNTQSSSNNNLSNFIEDADTQETVKTSQLPIPNKTLIPSRQSLTFLELADLDKTYCSETKTIQDENTPLSAKISQVLSLKMTQRTDNKSIQTDAIISSITTPSKKSPDRSMFAHLLDSGKRRHRSKKGSMVAKLQSLINAQVSNIRIWRHRMSKEHDAISTRFISVFVRNCTKQFGNQFLEGTLVEDSFNLLQFDVEIEEAESHNVQAQPKEFLPRNITIMLVCDIVGTLKMMSDVVINVYPPWNILDKHNLTLEATYISINDNCEVPDIIRNKSNKHKKRIIKEFSCPCIEEGREMPFCARKPNSDKPDVMQQIFDFFRIMSIAQDRPELYEEVKLYKNAREREKHDNQADLYAVVNTLQHLEKAYIRDCVTPKEYTAACSKLLVQYRAAFKQVQSDQFPTIDSFTRAFRLDCPAALERIKEDRPITIKDDKGNTSKCIADIVSLFITLMDKLRLEIKAMDQLHPDLRDLMDTMNRLSILPSDFDGKEKVSEWLQTLDNMSASDELSDTQVRQLIFDLETSYNAFNKILHNS; from the exons ATGTCAGAGTGCATTGAATCATGCTGCAGTTATTCTAGCAGAGATGCATCGTGCAATGTTAAACCGAGACACGTGAGGCGTTTGAGGTTCGGGAAATCTATCCTCGAGCTCGATGTCGCGGAGCAGTGTCCCATCTCGGATCCTCGCACCCTCGTGATCGATCAGAATGTGGCTCACATACCGTGCACGGAGAAGAGGGACTACGTGCGGATGTGGCTCGAGACTCAATCGTCCCCCGTCCTGGGGACATCGTCGACTAAGACCTCCAAGAAATCGCCAGTACTCACTAGTAGCAGGAAGCGACCTAAAAAAAAGATCGGTATAAATAGACACGCTGCAGTGAAAAAGGTGGACAATGTGGATTCCCGGGAAAACGCAGAGCATTCTACAAACTGTATGTTGCAATCTGAATTAGATTGTAGAAATGAGGAGATGAATGAAAATCAACAGGAACGTTTAAGCGAGATTCATTGCACACCTTGTGTAGAGAAGGTTGCTGATGAGACCTCACCTGtccttaatataaattataaggaaaAGCGAAGAAAACTACAGCATGAACCAGAGGATGGCATTTCTCCAAAATGTGTCaagttacataataataaaattaatataaatccagTAATAGAACTTGACAATAATCACAGTATTCTGAAAGAGATATTTGTGGATTGTGATAATTTGGAAGAGAATGTAGAtggtaaaattaaaagagtttcttttttaaatgaagTAAAAAAAGGTTCAGTAGAATATAGGCAGACATTTCTATCGCAGACACAAGATAGATTGAACTTTGAAGACAGTTCAAGTAGTAATACTGATAAGAAAACTCTAAGCATAGAAATAGATACAAGTGACGAAAGCAAAGATGATGAATGTAATGAATTTTCCAACACACAAAGCAGTAGCAACAATAATCTGAGCAATTTCATAGAGGATGCTGATACACAAGAAACTGTAAAAACATCTCAGCTTCCAATAccaaataaaactttaatccCTTCAAGACAATCACttacatttttagaattaGCTGACTTAGATAAAACTTATTGTTCGGAAACCAAAACAATACAGGATGAAAATACACCATTATCCGCAAAGATTTCTCAGGTACTATCTTTGAAAATGACTCAAAGAACAGATAACAAGTCAATTCAAACCGACGCTATTATTAGCAGTATAACTACTCCATCGAAGAAGTCTCCAGACAGAAGTATGTTTGCGCATCTTCTAGATTCTGGAAAGAGACGTCACAGATCTAAGAA AGGAAGCATGGTTGCGAAGCTGCAGTCTTTGATCAATGCGCAAGTATCTAACATTCGTATATGGCGTCATCGAATGAGTAAGGAGCACGATGCTATATCAACACGGTTCATCAGCGTATTTGTACGAAATTGTACAAAGCAATTTGGCAATCAGTTCCTGGAAGGTACTCTGGTCGAGGattcttttaatcttttgcAATTTGACGTGGAAATTGAAGAGGCAGAATCGCATAATGTTCAAGCACAACCAAAAGAATTCTTGCCTAGGAATATAACAATTATGCTAGTCTGTGATATTGTCGGTACGTTAAAAATGATGTCGGATGTTGTGATAAACGTCTATCCGCCTTGGAACATCTTAGATAAGCACAATCTTACCTTGGAAGCAACATACATAAGTATAAACGACAATTGCGAAGTACctgatattattagaaataagaGCAATAAACATAAGAAACGAATTATCAAAGAGTTTAGCTGTCCTTGCATAGAAGAAGGGAGAGAAATGCCATTTTGTGCGAGAAAGCCTAACAGTGATAAACCTGATGTAATGCAACAAATATTTgactt TTTTAGAATAATGTCGATAGCTCAGGATCGTCCTGAATTATATGAAGAAGTTAAGCTGTACAAAAATGCccgggagagagagaagcatGATAATCAAGCGGATCTGTATGCCGTGGTAAACACATTGCAACATTTGGAAAAGGCTTACATCAGAGATTGCGTGACACCAAAGGAATACACAGCGGCATGCAGCAAATTGTTAGTGCAATATAGAGCAGCATTTAAACAG GTCCAGAGCGATCAATTTCCAACAATTGATTCTTTCACCAGAGCATTCAGATTAGATTGTCCAGCTGCACTTGAGAGAATCAAAGAGGACAGACCGATCACGATAAAAGATGACAAGGGCAACACCTCTAAGTGCATCGCAGatattgtttcattatttatcaCGCTTATGGATAAGCTACGATTGGAAATTAAAGCCATGGATCAGTTACATCCAGATCTAAGAGATCTCATGGATACCATGAACCGTCTCAGTATACTACCAAGTGATTTTGATGGTAAAGAAAAGGTTTCAGAGTGGTTACAGACCCTTGACAATATGTCTGCCTCAGATGAATTATCTGATACTCAGGTCAGACAATTGATATTTGATCTTGAGACATCTTATAATGCTTTCAACAAGATACTtcataattcttaa